The Desulfobacteraceae bacterium DNA segment CCCCACGCGCCGTCCGGCTTGGGGGGGAAAGGCTCAGGCGATCCATTTGCGCTGGATGTTCCAGAGGCTGGCGGCGAAGAGCGCGATGCAGAAGCCGCCCAGCAGGGCCAGATCCAGGGCCAAGGGCATGGCGTGGCCCCCGTGGACGGCCCCGTGGAGCGCGTCGGCGCCGTAAGTCAGGGGCAGCGCGTAGGCCAGGGGCTTTAAAAAAACGGGCAGCCTCTCGATCGGAAAAAAGAGCCCGCAGAGGAACATCATCGGAAAGCGGAAAAAATTGGAGAAGGTCTGGGCCTCGAACACCTCGCTGACCGCCACCGCGATGAAAAGACCGAGAAAGGTCGAGGCCACCGCGATCAGCAAGACCGCCGGCACGAACGCGCCCCAGGCCACCCGGGACATATCCATGAGAAAGGCCGCCATGGCCACCGGCACGAAGGCGTTGGCCACCCCGAAGACGATCGCCCCGCTGGTCTTGGCCAGCATCAGCAACCCGAAGGGGATGGGGGCCAGCAGCAGGCGCTCGAAGGAGCGGTTCTTCTTTTCGAAGGTCACCGTCACCGCCAGCATGGAGGTGGTGCCAAAGAGGATCGAAACCGCCACAACACCCGGCAGAAGAGTCGCGAGGCTTTCGGCGCCGCTGCCGGAGCGGATGAAGAACATCCCCGTCCAGGCCAGGGGGAAAATCAGGCCCCAGCTGATGTTGGGCGGTTTCAGGTAATAGGTCCGCATGTCCTTGAGCAGGATGTTCCAGAACGCGATCCAAAACTTCATCCCCCGCCCCCCTTTTTCTCTTTTTCCCGCCGCATGGCGTCCGCCGCGACACCGCTAATCCGAACGAAGACGTCCTCCAGCGAGGGCCGCATCCGGCGGGCCTCGCTGACCTCGATCCCCCGTTCTTCGAGAAAGCGCACCAGCCCCCCGACGCGCACCGGAGCGTCGGCCTCCACCCGCACCAGGCCTTCACCCGGGACGCTGAACGCCAGCCCCGGAAAGGCTTCGGCGAGCGCGCCGGGAAGGTCCTCCGGGGTCGGGGCGCAGGCGAGCCGCATCACGTGCTTTTCCTGCACCGGCTGCAACAGGTCATCGACCGTGGCCATGCGCACGATGCGGCCGTCCACGATGATGGCGATCCGCTGGCAGAGCCGTTCAGCCTCCTCGATGTAGTGGGTGGTGAGAAAGATGGTGGTGCCGGAGCGGTGCAGGTCGGCGATCAGCTGGCGCAGCTGCCGGGCGCTGGCCACGTCGATGCCCGTGGTGGGCTCGTCCAGGAACAGGATCCGGGGCCGGTGGATGATGCCGGCGGCGATGGTCAGCTTGCGCTTCATGCCCTTGGAATAGCCGCCGAACCTACGGTCGGCGGCCGGGACGAGACCAAAATCGGTCAGCAGCTCCCGGGCGCGGGCCTGGCGCGCGGCCTTGCCCATCCCGTAGAGCGCAGCACAGAAGCAGAGATTGTCGAAGCCGCTGAGCTCCGGGTAGAGATTGCTCTCGTCGGGCACCACGCCCACCAGATGCTGGGCCGCCCGGGGCCTGCCGGTGCAGTCGATTCCGCCGATCCGGACCGTGCCCGCATCCGGGCGCGCAAGGCCGGTCAGCATGTTGATGGTGGTGGTCTTGCCGGCGCCGTTGGGGCCCAGGAAACCGAACAGCTCCCCCTGGGCGATGCTGAAGGAGATCCCGTCAACCGCCTGGACCTTGCCAAAGCGCTTGGCCAGGTCTTGAATGAATACGGCTTCGTTCATGATGGATCCTTGGATCCCTCTTGACCGGAAATCAGACGGACAGCCGCTTCCAGCGGAGCAGATGGGCGATGAGCATCCCGGCGATAAAGCCGGCGGCCAGGTTGGATGCCAGGGTGATACCGAGGATCATCATCGCGACGAAATAATCCTTGCGATCTTCCAGGTCCATGACCGTCAGGGCCAGTTGCAGGCCGGCAAAAATCAGCAGGACCCCCAGGATAGACATCGGCAGGAGGTTGAAAAAACCCACGATATCGCCTCCCAGGAGAACGGCCAGCACCACGAAAATCAGGCCAATGATCAGGTTGGAGCCCGCTGTGCGGGCGCCGAAGCGGTAATGGGCCGCCAGCCCGCCGGCCCCGTGGCAAAGGGGCATGCCGCCGACGGCAAAGCTGAAAAAATTGGCCAGCGCCATGCTCACGCAGACCCTGCGGTTGGTGACCCTGGCGGAGCCGTCGGCGAAATAGACTTTGGAAAGATCCGTGTAGGCGAGCACCGCGTTGCCCAGGGTCATCGGCAGTTGGGGCAGCACCAGCACCAGCAGGGCAAACGAGAAATCGGCTGCTGCCGGCAGCCCGAAGGGCAGGATCTGCGGCAGATGGAAGGCAAGACCATCGCGCCCGAGTCCGACCCCGGCGTTGAGCGCCAGCCCGATCACAAAACCGCCCGCCACGACCATCAGGCCCGCCGGAAAGCGCTTGTTGTCCAGGAGCAGCAGCGTGATCAGGCCGCCGGCGACGCCGATGAGCAGCCCCACCGGCAGCGGCCCGACGTTCTGCAGGCTGAGATGGGGCTCGGCCGCCTGGTGCAGGATTTGGAAAGCCGAGGTGCCGATCACGAATTTGACCCCGCTGGCGGTCAGCAGCGCCCCGGTGGAAAGCTGCACGCCGCGGACGACCGCTTGTGGGGTCCAGCGGCGGATGACGTCGATGGCGCCGGTCACCCCCACGACCAAAAGAAAACCACCCATCAGCAGGGACGCTGCCAGAATCTGGTTGGGGCTGACGGCGGTGGCGATGGCATAGGCGCCGATGACCTTCATCGGCTGGACCGGGACGGTGATCCCGAAATAGACCCCGGAGAGAATGTAGAAGACACCGATGCTCAAGAACAGGCCCAGCGGGTTGAGACCGTTGAAGAGCACCATGGCGATGGCGATGGGCAGCAGTGTCCCGAGATCCCCCAGGGACCCGGCCAGCTCCATCCGATTGAAGGCAAAGCGTGGGGACATCGGTCCTCCCTGTCAACCCATGAAAGATTGTTGCACCAGCTTGGCGCACAGGGCGAAGAGAATGATGCTGAAAATGACCCGGATGCTCCTGCCCTTGAGACGCGTGCTCATGATCCTGGCCCCGGCCTGGCCCCCGGCAAAGGAGGCCACGGCGGCCGGCAGGATGAACGCCCAATTGATCTTCTCCATGGCGGTGTAACCCAGAAAACCGGTCAGGGAGGAAAAGCAGACGATGAAGGTCGAGGAGGCCGCCGCGATTTTGGTGGGTGTTTTCAGCACGTAAATCAGCAGCGGCACCACAAAGATCCCGCCGCCGATGCCCAGCAGGCCGCCCATGAGGCCGATGCAGGCGCCGATGGCGATGCCGCCACCAGCCTTGCGGGCCGGGGACATGCCGCCG contains these protein-coding regions:
- a CDS encoding ABC transporter permease; the protein is MKFWIAFWNILLKDMRTYYLKPPNISWGLIFPLAWTGMFFIRSGSGAESLATLLPGVVAVSILFGTTSMLAVTVTFEKKNRSFERLLLAPIPFGLLMLAKTSGAIVFGVANAFVPVAMAAFLMDMSRVAWGAFVPAVLLIAVASTFLGLFIAVAVSEVFEAQTFSNFFRFPMMFLCGLFFPIERLPVFLKPLAYALPLTYGADALHGAVHGGHAMPLALDLALLGGFCIALFAASLWNIQRKWIA
- a CDS encoding ABC transporter ATP-binding protein, yielding MNEAVFIQDLAKRFGKVQAVDGISFSIAQGELFGFLGPNGAGKTTTINMLTGLARPDAGTVRIGGIDCTGRPRAAQHLVGVVPDESNLYPELSGFDNLCFCAALYGMGKAARQARARELLTDFGLVPAADRRFGGYSKGMKRKLTIAAGIIHRPRILFLDEPTTGIDVASARQLRQLIADLHRSGTTIFLTTHYIEEAERLCQRIAIIVDGRIVRMATVDDLLQPVQEKHVMRLACAPTPEDLPGALAEAFPGLAFSVPGEGLVRVEADAPVRVGGLVRFLEERGIEVSEARRMRPSLEDVFVRISGVAADAMRREKEKKGGGG
- a CDS encoding sulfate permease; the protein is MSPRFAFNRMELAGSLGDLGTLLPIAIAMVLFNGLNPLGLFLSIGVFYILSGVYFGITVPVQPMKVIGAYAIATAVSPNQILAASLLMGGFLLVVGVTGAIDVIRRWTPQAVVRGVQLSTGALLTASGVKFVIGTSAFQILHQAAEPHLSLQNVGPLPVGLLIGVAGGLITLLLLDNKRFPAGLMVVAGGFVIGLALNAGVGLGRDGLAFHLPQILPFGLPAAADFSFALLVLVLPQLPMTLGNAVLAYTDLSKVYFADGSARVTNRRVCVSMALANFFSFAVGGMPLCHGAGGLAAHYRFGARTAGSNLIIGLIFVVLAVLLGGDIVGFFNLLPMSILGVLLIFAGLQLALTVMDLEDRKDYFVAMMILGITLASNLAAGFIAGMLIAHLLRWKRLSV
- a CDS encoding sulfite exporter TauE/SafE family protein; the protein is MSALLMGAVFLISLVLTMVGLGGGLIFSPLFVILGMAKTEAASASLFLNLVAAGSAAFAYSRKKMVDFSLSIPLIIASSLAAPIGAYFNLRIDVKPFLIIMAVVLALAGARMLLPAPAAGKSGGMSPARKAGGGIAIGACIGLMGGLLGIGGGIFVVPLLIYVLKTPTKIAAASSTFIVCFSSLTGFLGYTAMEKINWAFILPAAVASFAGGQAGARIMSTRLKGRSIRVIFSIILFALCAKLVQQSFMG